A single region of the Massilia sp. erpn genome encodes:
- a CDS encoding TolC family protein: protein MLIRSRCLPLLLPLSAALVLSGCASYTPTPLKQADLAAASRADRQRAQQDVVPLQGPLSLDEAVARALKYNLARRTRLMEESLAQGQLEVGAYDMLPKLVASAGYRERDKDLITRSKDSVTGRPSLANPYISSDRDAVTTDLSFTWSLLDFGQSYYATQQNADRVLIAAEHRRKAMHNLIQDVRTAFWRAVSAQKLQGKVQAGLSAAEAALADSRKAEAERLRNPLDALRYQRQVLENVRLLEAVSQELSTARLELAALVNLPLVQDFTVSEPAETAAAAWHSMPVEQLEEFAIANNAELRESFYNARIASAESRRALLKLFPGLSFSYGPKHSNDSYLINQTWRETGAQISFNLLGLLSAPSQMRLADAGVAVADQRRVMTQMALLAQVHIARLQYGNALRQFERANTIWQLDSSIAQHVANAQQAQTQTQLELVSNQTTALLSELRRFQALAQLHAATGKLQATLGLEPAVSASADLPLDQLTAAVGSSMRQWEAGQLPAVSAQ, encoded by the coding sequence ATGCTTATCCGCTCCCGCTGCCTTCCCCTGCTCTTGCCCCTGTCCGCTGCCCTGGTCTTGTCGGGTTGCGCTTCCTATACGCCGACGCCCTTGAAACAGGCGGATCTGGCTGCCGCCAGCCGCGCCGACCGCCAGCGCGCGCAGCAAGATGTTGTGCCGCTGCAAGGTCCGCTGTCGCTGGACGAAGCCGTGGCACGCGCCCTCAAATACAATCTGGCCCGTCGCACGCGCCTGATGGAAGAGTCGCTGGCCCAAGGTCAGCTGGAGGTGGGCGCCTACGATATGCTGCCCAAGCTGGTTGCGTCGGCCGGCTACCGCGAGCGCGATAAGGACCTGATCACGCGCAGCAAGGATTCCGTCACCGGCCGCCCCTCGCTGGCCAATCCCTATATTTCCAGCGACCGCGATGCCGTGACCACCGACCTCAGCTTCACCTGGAGCCTGCTCGATTTCGGTCAAAGCTATTACGCCACCCAGCAGAACGCCGACCGCGTGCTGATCGCCGCCGAGCACCGCCGCAAGGCCATGCACAACCTGATCCAGGATGTGCGCACCGCCTTCTGGCGTGCCGTCAGCGCACAGAAACTGCAGGGCAAGGTGCAGGCTGGTTTGAGCGCCGCCGAAGCCGCCCTGGCCGATTCGCGCAAGGCCGAGGCCGAACGCCTGCGCAATCCGCTCGATGCCCTGCGCTACCAGCGCCAGGTGCTGGAAAACGTGCGCCTGCTGGAAGCCGTGTCGCAGGAGCTGTCCACCGCCCGCCTCGAACTGGCGGCCCTGGTCAACCTGCCGCTGGTGCAGGACTTCACCGTCAGCGAGCCGGCTGAAACGGCCGCTGCCGCCTGGCACAGCATGCCGGTCGAGCAGCTGGAGGAATTCGCCATTGCCAACAACGCCGAGCTGCGCGAATCCTTCTACAACGCGCGCATCGCCAGCGCCGAATCGCGCCGCGCCCTGCTCAAGCTTTTCCCGGGCCTGTCCTTCAGCTATGGCCCCAAGCATAGCAACGATAGCTACCTGATCAACCAGACCTGGCGCGAAACCGGCGCCCAGATCTCCTTCAACTTGCTGGGCCTGCTGTCCGCGCCGTCGCAGATGCGCCTGGCCGACGCCGGTGTGGCCGTGGCCGACCAGCGCCGCGTGATGACCCAGATGGCCCTGCTGGCCCAGGTCCACATCGCCCGCCTGCAATACGGCAATGCGCTGCGCCAGTTCGAACGCGCCAACACTATCTGGCAGCTCGACAGCTCGATCGCCCAGCATGTGGCCAACGCCCAGCAAGCCCAGACCCAGACCCAGCTTGAGCTGGTGTCAAACCAGACCACCGCGCTGCTGAGCGAGCTGCGCCGCTTCCAGGCGCTGGCCCAGCTGCACGCCGCCACCGGCAAGCTGCAGGCCACGCTGGGCCTGGAACCGGCCGTCAGCGCCAGCGCCGATCTGCCGCTGGACCAGCTGACCGCTGCTGTCGGCAGCTCCATGCGCCAGTGGGAAGCGGGCCAGTTGCCGGCAGTGTCCGCGCAATGA
- a CDS encoding efflux RND transporter periplasmic adaptor subunit, with product MKLLALRAAPAAVVLALGLAALMPAAAADQPRPPNSAALDKREIRAQLMPRRYATLAAEIGAKISRLPVVEGGRFRAGETLVVFDCSLQQAQLSKAKAAQAATEKVWTANQRLNELRSIGKVELDVSEAEVAKAKAEVAANGAVLSKCAVTAPYAGRIAEQKAREQQFVQPGQALLDIIDDSALELEFIVPSKWLVWLRAQHGFQVVIDETGKTYPAKVQRIGARIDPVSQSVKLTAAIDGKFGELMAGMSGKVLMAPPAGSPP from the coding sequence ATGAAGCTGCTTGCCTTGCGCGCCGCGCCGGCGGCCGTTGTGCTGGCGCTCGGCCTGGCGGCCTTGATGCCGGCCGCCGCCGCCGATCAGCCGCGCCCGCCCAACAGCGCCGCCCTCGACAAACGCGAAATCCGCGCCCAGCTGATGCCGCGCCGCTACGCCACGCTGGCGGCCGAAATCGGCGCCAAGATCAGCCGCCTGCCCGTGGTGGAAGGCGGCCGCTTCCGCGCCGGCGAAACCCTGGTGGTCTTCGATTGCAGCTTGCAGCAAGCCCAGCTGAGCAAGGCCAAAGCCGCCCAGGCGGCGACCGAGAAAGTCTGGACGGCCAACCAGCGCCTCAACGAATTGCGTTCAATCGGCAAGGTCGAGCTGGACGTGTCGGAGGCCGAGGTAGCCAAGGCCAAGGCCGAAGTGGCGGCCAACGGCGCCGTGCTGTCCAAGTGCGCCGTGACGGCGCCCTATGCCGGCCGCATCGCCGAACAGAAGGCGCGCGAACAGCAATTCGTCCAGCCCGGCCAAGCCCTGCTCGACATCATCGACGATTCCGCGCTGGAACTGGAATTCATCGTGCCCAGCAAATGGCTGGTGTGGCTGCGCGCCCAGCACGGTTTCCAGGTCGTCATCGACGAAACTGGCAAGACCTATCCGGCCAAGGTGCAGCGCATTGGTGCGCGCATCGACCCGGTCAGCCAGTCGGTCAAGCTGACCGCCGCCATCGACGGCAAGTTCGGCGAGCTGATGGCGGGTATGAGCGGCAAGGTTTTAATGGCGCCGCCCGCCGGCAGCCCACCCTGA
- a CDS encoding phage tail protein has protein sequence MPSLLKKKTLTTTLAVLSAIAWSGTALACSAEPLLGSICIMAGKQLFSNVQYMPAMGQKLMSAQNVALQALIGDTYSPKIEQGFFYLPDLRGRVVIGAGAATNSTSAYVVGAKGGLEATTLTAQDLPPHIHLVKEATLIANAKFDIKSLRITKEGLNAANGEVRGSDLDLKVSSKIGTLSVPTTGASFGATASTVKPYNPEVPDVTMHAGVIGGKATVRFTQDIDVDASASTASISTLKIAEHLTEQNTGLSKAFENRMPYLAMYYYIAISGLYPASE, from the coding sequence ATGCCTAGTTTATTGAAGAAGAAAACCCTGACTACGACTTTGGCGGTATTGTCTGCCATTGCCTGGAGCGGAACCGCACTAGCCTGCTCTGCCGAACCCTTGCTTGGTTCCATTTGCATCATGGCGGGCAAACAGCTGTTCTCCAACGTGCAATACATGCCGGCTATGGGCCAGAAATTGATGTCCGCTCAAAATGTCGCGTTACAAGCGCTGATTGGCGACACGTACTCTCCTAAAATCGAGCAGGGCTTCTTCTACCTTCCCGACTTGCGCGGCCGTGTTGTGATTGGCGCCGGTGCCGCCACCAATTCGACGAGTGCCTACGTTGTAGGCGCCAAGGGCGGCCTGGAAGCTACGACCTTGACGGCGCAGGATCTACCACCGCACATCCACTTGGTCAAAGAAGCCACTCTCATCGCAAACGCTAAATTTGACATCAAGAGCTTGAGGATTACCAAAGAAGGGCTCAATGCCGCAAACGGCGAAGTGCGCGGTAGTGATTTGGACCTCAAGGTATCAAGCAAGATCGGGACATTGAGCGTGCCGACTACGGGTGCGAGCTTTGGCGCCACTGCGTCTACTGTCAAACCCTATAACCCCGAAGTGCCGGACGTAACGATGCACGCTGGAGTGATAGGTGGAAAGGCTACAGTCCGTTTCACCCAGGATATAGACGTCGATGCCTCGGCTTCGACCGCATCCATTTCCACCCTCAAAATTGCCGAGCACTTGACGGAGCAGAATACCGGGCTGTCTAAGGCATTTGAGAACCGCATGCCTTATCTGGCAATGTACTACTACATCGCCATCTCCGGACTTTACCCAGCTTCTGAGTAA
- a CDS encoding tetratricopeptide repeat protein, producing MLKKFFLLSLVFPLIVQARPMDYSRELTAANRALARGDYADARAGYLKHSKTNPLAQFSLGLLYQNGWGQPRDGIQACRWFERSAQKNIPTAQHFFGDCLDRGIHRPADPKMALDFYLRAARGGHLLSLCSAAQLYIDGRGVDQDVAQGLDLCAQAAQAGSPQAMLRLANYFRGTAQVKPDLTAARAWYQMAAERDVPEAQYWLARMLSEGAGGAADAAQAAGWMERAAMGGHAPAYLPTAVLYANAPLDPATKTLPATDLAKVYLWNSAAQARSTDPEEQVQISKINELLQEIVPASWRPKLDRQVSDHLARFAK from the coding sequence ATGCTTAAAAAATTTTTTCTGTTGTCTCTTGTTTTTCCGCTGATTGTGCAGGCCCGCCCGATGGATTACTCCCGTGAGTTGACGGCCGCCAACCGGGCGCTGGCGCGCGGCGACTATGCCGACGCCCGTGCCGGCTACCTAAAGCACAGCAAGACCAATCCGTTGGCTCAATTCAGTTTGGGTTTGCTCTATCAGAATGGCTGGGGTCAGCCCAGGGATGGGATTCAGGCTTGCCGCTGGTTCGAGCGGTCAGCGCAAAAGAACATTCCCACGGCCCAGCATTTTTTTGGCGACTGTCTGGACCGTGGCATTCATCGTCCCGCAGATCCGAAAATGGCCCTCGACTTTTACTTGAGGGCGGCACGTGGCGGCCATCTCCTGTCGCTGTGTTCCGCTGCCCAGCTATATATTGACGGACGCGGCGTCGACCAGGACGTCGCGCAGGGACTCGACTTATGCGCACAGGCGGCGCAGGCCGGTTCACCGCAGGCGATGCTGCGTCTTGCAAACTATTTCCGCGGGACGGCACAGGTGAAGCCGGATCTGACGGCCGCCCGCGCCTGGTATCAAATGGCCGCTGAGCGCGACGTGCCGGAAGCCCAATACTGGTTGGCACGCATGCTCAGTGAAGGGGCCGGCGGCGCGGCAGACGCGGCACAGGCCGCCGGCTGGATGGAACGCGCGGCCATGGGCGGCCACGCGCCGGCCTATCTGCCCACTGCCGTCCTGTATGCCAATGCCCCGCTCGATCCCGCAACCAAGACTTTACCGGCAACTGATCTGGCGAAGGTGTATCTCTGGAACAGCGCCGCCCAGGCGCGCAGCACTGATCCCGAAGAGCAGGTGCAGATCAGCAAGATCAACGAATTGTTGCAAGAAATTGTCCCCGCTTCCTGGCGTCCTAAGCTGGACCGCCAGGTTTCCGACCATCTGGCCAGATTTGCCAAGTGA